The Parashewanella spongiae genome has a window encoding:
- the glmM gene encoding phosphoglucosamine mutase, giving the protein MSRKYFGTDGVRGKVGEFPITPSFAMKLGWAAGTVLASTGTKEVLIGKDTRISGYMLESAMEAGFSAAGVNVALVGPMPTPAVAYLASTFRADAGVVISASHNPFYDNGIKFFGNSGIKLNDAQEQEIEELLEQAIKFNAMGCVESDKLGKARRIDDAAGRYIEFCKGTFPKHLSLSNLKVVVDCANGAAYHIAPNVFSELGANVININDKPDGLNINEKCGATHLESLQKSVIENEADLGIAVDGDADRVMFVDHLGEVVDGDEILFILAQAAKKNNELDGGVVGTLMSNLGLELALKGMDIPFIRAKVGDRYVVAQLKETGWQLGGEGSGHILSLRHTSTGDGIVAALQVIKAVQESGVSLSELKKGMSKLPQVLINVKLKADNADEIMASDVVAQAVRDAEGVLAENGRVLLRKSGTEPLIRVMVESTDITMTQSQAEFIAKAVKQAS; this is encoded by the coding sequence TCGCGATGAAATTAGGTTGGGCAGCTGGAACCGTTTTGGCTTCTACTGGCACCAAAGAAGTACTCATTGGTAAAGATACACGCATAAGTGGTTATATGTTGGAATCAGCAATGGAAGCTGGTTTTTCTGCTGCAGGTGTTAATGTTGCACTTGTGGGGCCTATGCCGACACCAGCTGTCGCTTACTTAGCATCAACGTTTCGGGCTGATGCAGGTGTTGTGATCAGCGCATCTCACAATCCTTTTTATGATAATGGCATTAAATTTTTTGGTAATTCAGGCATAAAGCTGAATGATGCCCAAGAGCAAGAAATCGAAGAGCTTCTTGAGCAAGCCATTAAGTTCAATGCAATGGGATGCGTAGAGTCTGATAAATTAGGCAAAGCTCGCCGGATTGATGATGCGGCCGGCCGTTACATTGAGTTTTGTAAAGGCACGTTCCCTAAACATCTATCGCTTTCAAATTTAAAAGTTGTCGTCGATTGTGCTAATGGTGCGGCATATCATATCGCACCTAATGTGTTCTCAGAACTTGGCGCTAATGTAATCAACATTAACGATAAGCCTGACGGTTTAAACATTAATGAAAAGTGTGGTGCAACGCATTTAGAAAGTTTACAAAAATCCGTAATTGAAAACGAAGCTGATCTAGGAATTGCAGTCGACGGTGATGCCGATAGAGTGATGTTTGTCGATCATTTAGGCGAAGTCGTTGATGGCGACGAGATATTGTTCATTCTTGCACAAGCAGCAAAGAAAAATAATGAACTTGATGGCGGTGTTGTTGGCACCTTAATGTCGAACTTAGGTTTAGAGCTCGCACTAAAAGGTATGGATATTCCTTTTATTCGTGCAAAAGTGGGTGATCGTTATGTAGTTGCACAGCTTAAAGAAACGGGCTGGCAATTAGGTGGTGAGGGCTCTGGTCACATATTAAGTTTACGTCATACTTCGACGGGTGATGGTATTGTGGCGGCATTGCAAGTGATTAAAGCCGTACAAGAGTCAGGAGTATCACTGTCTGAATTGAAAAAGGGTATGTCAAAACTGCCTCAAGTATTAATCAATGTAAAACTGAAAGCGGATAATGCTGATGAGATTATGGCGTCAGATGTGGTGGCACAAGCGGTAAGAGACGCAGAAGGTGTGCTAGCTGAAAATGGCCGAGTATTGCTTCGTAAATCAGGCACTGAGCCACTCATTCGCGTCATGGTTGAATCAACAGATATTACTATGACTCAATCTCAAGCGGAATTTATCGCTAAAGCCGTTAAGCAAGCATCATAA
- the rfbC gene encoding dTDP-4-dehydrorhamnose 3,5-epimerase, translating to MNILDTRFDDVKILEPQIFEDERGFFQENWHQNKFKKNIADVDFVQDNYSRSIKGTLRGLHFQQQQPQGKLIQVLAGKIFDVVVDVRSDSATYGQWFGATLSAENYRQLWVPAGFAHGFYVLSNTVDCLYKCTNFYHPESEVCIKWDDPELAIDWPLSQAPLLSDKDARGINFSSLFVAV from the coding sequence ATGAATATTCTTGATACAAGGTTTGATGATGTAAAAATTCTTGAACCTCAAATTTTCGAAGATGAACGAGGCTTTTTTCAAGAAAACTGGCATCAGAACAAGTTTAAGAAAAACATAGCCGATGTAGATTTCGTGCAAGACAATTATTCACGTTCCATCAAAGGCACGTTAAGAGGTCTGCATTTTCAGCAACAACAACCGCAAGGGAAGTTAATACAAGTGCTTGCAGGTAAAATATTTGATGTCGTGGTTGATGTAAGGTCTGATTCAGCCACATATGGTCAATGGTTTGGGGCCACATTATCGGCAGAAAATTATCGGCAATTATGGGTTCCTGCAGGTTTTGCTCATGGGTTTTATGTTTTGTCAAATACTGTTGATTGTTTATATAAATGTACTAATTTTTATCATCCAGAATCTGAGGTTTGTATTAAGTGGGATGATCCTGAACTTGCTATTGATTGGCCGTTATCTCAAGCCCCATTACTATCTGACAAAGATGCTAGGGGCATCAATTTTTCGAGTTTATTTGTAGCAGTGTGA
- the rfbD gene encoding dTDP-4-dehydrorhamnose reductase codes for MKVVQSTVKLAITGASGQLGQELINLSLDGVEIIGFTHQDLDVTDFDAVDRTIISLKPDVIINAAAFTDVEKAELSCELAHRVNGLGAENLACAANTVGAALIHISTDYVFDGKKQIAYCETDTPNPINQYGKSKMSGEQAVISHCQRHIIVRSSSLFSAAAKNFCRTMLQLGVSRSVLNIVSDQVSGPTSAADLAKGIMIIAKEIRNWPASSEKWGIYHFCGEPLVSWFQLAKQVVQSQSNKVLIAPNLTINPIQAKDYQSYVERPAFSGLDNSKINKVFGIKPSNWQHALTEIDFKL; via the coding sequence ATGAAAGTTGTTCAATCAACCGTTAAATTAGCTATTACGGGTGCTTCTGGCCAGTTAGGCCAAGAGCTAATTAATTTGTCTCTTGATGGTGTAGAGATTATAGGTTTTACTCATCAAGATTTAGATGTAACGGATTTTGATGCTGTAGACAGAACCATAATAAGTTTAAAACCAGACGTAATTATTAATGCAGCAGCGTTTACTGATGTTGAAAAGGCCGAGTTATCTTGTGAACTAGCTCATCGAGTGAATGGTTTGGGAGCTGAAAATTTGGCTTGTGCGGCAAATACAGTTGGTGCGGCACTTATTCATATTTCAACGGATTATGTTTTTGATGGCAAAAAGCAAATCGCTTATTGTGAAACAGATACTCCTAACCCGATAAATCAGTACGGCAAGTCTAAAATGTCGGGTGAGCAGGCTGTAATTTCGCACTGCCAGCGACATATTATCGTTCGAAGTTCTTCATTGTTCTCAGCAGCCGCTAAAAATTTTTGTCGCACTATGCTTCAACTTGGTGTCTCACGTTCTGTATTGAATATTGTGAGCGATCAAGTTTCAGGGCCTACGAGTGCGGCGGACTTAGCAAAAGGAATTATGATCATCGCAAAAGAAATAAGAAACTGGCCAGCGTCTTCCGAAAAGTGGGGCATTTACCACTTTTGTGGTGAACCATTGGTGAGTTGGTTTCAGTTAGCGAAACAGGTTGTTCAGTCACAATCGAATAAAGTCCTTATTGCTCCCAATTTAACGATAAACCCAATTCAGGCTAAAGATTATCAAAGTTATGTAGAACGCCCAGCTTTTTCTGGATTGGATAACAGTAAAATAAATAAAGTGTTTGGTATTAAACCAAGCAATTGGCAACATGCACTGACCGAGATTGATTTCAAACTATGA